The segment AATACAGAATCATAATGTTTCTAATAGTGATAGAGAAATTAAAATAAAGTTTGATGCTTTAGCATCTCATGATATTACTTATGTAGGTATCATTCAGACAGCTAAAGCCAGTGGTCTGACTCAGTTTCCTATACCATATATTTTGACTAACTGTCACAATAGTCTTTGTGCAGTTGGAGGTACTATAAATGAAGATGATCATATATTTGGGTTATCAGCGGCTAAAAAATATGGTGGAATATATGTTCCTGCTCATCAATCTGTAATACATCAATATATGAGAGAAGAAATAACTAAATGTGGAAGCATGATTTTAGGTTCAGATAGTCATACAAGATATGGAGCACTTGGAACAATGGCTATTGGTGAAGGAGGGCCAGAACTAGTAAAACAATTACTTGGAAAGACATATGATTTTACCTATCCAGAAGTGATTGCAGTTTATTTAGAAGGGAAACCTCATATTGGAGTAGGGCCTCACGATGTAGCACTTTCAATTATTGGTGAAGTATTTAAAAGTGGATTTGTTAAAAACAAGGTTTTAGAATTTGTTGGACCAGGAATATCTAGTTTATCAGTTGACTTTAGAAATGGCATTGATGTTATGACTACAGAGACAGCTTGTTTAAGTTCAATATGGCATACAGATGATAAGGTTAAGGAGTACTACCGTAAACATGGTAGACTAGAAGACTATTCAAAGATAGAGCCAGGAACTTTAGCATATTATGATGGGCTGATAAAGGTAGATTTAGGAAAAATAGAACCTATGATTGCGTTGCCATTTCATCCTAGCAATGTTTATAAGATTTCTGAGTTGAATAAATATCCTTACGAGATATTAAAAGAAGTTGAAGCTGAAGGACAAAGACAATTAAATAACTCACAAATAAGATTTAATCTTACTGATAAAATTGTAAATGGAAGAATTAAAGTTAATCAAGGAATAGTAGCAGGTTGTGCAGGAGGAAGTTTTGAAAATATTATCAAAATGGCAACCTTATTAAAAGAAAACTCTATAGGAAATGACTATTTTGATGTAAGTGTATATCCAGCAAGTCAGCCAATATATATGGAGCTAACTAAGCAAGGAGCAACTGAAAACTTAATGAGTGCTGGAGTAACAATAAAAACTGCTTTTTGTGGACCTTGTTTTGGAGCAGGAGATGTACCTAATCATAACGGACTTAGTATAAGACATACTACAAGAAACTTTCCAAATAGAGAAGGATCAAAGCCGTGGGAAGGTCAGATTGCTTCAGTAGCTTTGATGGATACATTGTCTATAACAGCAACTGCTTTAAATGGAGGCATACTATCATCTGCTATGGAAATAGATATACCTAACTTAGATATAACTTATGAATTTAACAAATCATCATATAACAATAGAGTATTTAATGGATTTAAGAGCCCTAAAATGGAAGAACCATTAAAGTATGGTCCTAATATATCAGACTGGCCAGAGTTACAGCCATTATCAGATAACTTGCTTTTAAAGATAGCTTCAGTTATAAATGATAAAGTAACATCAACAGATGAACTTATACCATCAGGTGAAGCTTCGTCATATCGTTCTAATCCGTTGAAATTAGCTGAATTTACTTTATCAAGAAAAGATCCTATGTATGTCAAAAGAGCAAAAGACATTCAATTACTTGAGGAAAAGAGAAAATTATTTTTACAAGGAAATGATATATCAGTAATAAAAGATATAGTGGACGTATTTAGTGAAATAAAGGAAAAAGAGAATATTAGTGATGAAGAATTAAATGAGCTAATTAGTAATACTAGTATAGGAAGTACAATATTTGCTATAAAACCAGGAGATGGTTCTGCAAGAGAGCAAGCTGCTTCTTGTCAAAGAGTCTTAGGAGGAGTCGCTAATATTGCAGTTGAATATGCTACTAAGAGATATAGAAGTAATTTAATTAACTGGGGTATGATACCATTTATTATTACTAATCTTGAGAAAGAGAAATTAGAAGTAGATGATTATATTTTTATCCCTAAAATAAAAGAAGTAGTTATAATGGGAAAAGAGAATATCACAGGTAAGATAATTAGTCCTAAAGGAAGTAGAAACATTACTTTTAAATTAGAAAAAATGACAGAAGATGAAAAGGATATAATCTTATCAGGTAGCTTGATTAACTATTATGCTAGTAAAGGGAGATAGAAGAAAGGTTATATGACTAGAAATTATTAAGAATAACAGAAGGTATTATAATTTAAACTCTAGTATATGTTAACTTATCATTCATAGGTAGGTCACATAATTGCTAGAGTTTTTTATTATTAAGTTCTACTAGTACAATAGACTAAATTATTATATCTAATTTCTATGCTATAATTACATTATAAAATAACATTTAAATCTTTATATTATATAAAGGAAAATAAAACAGAGGTGAAGTATCTTGAAATTAATAGACACAAAATTAAAAGGATTTAAATTAAGATTTGCTGAAGAAAAAGATATATCTTTAGTTTTAGAATTTGTTAAAGAATTGGCAGAGTACGAAAATCTTCTAGATGAGGTAGTTGCAACAGAAGAGATTTTAAGAGAGTCATTATTTATACGTAAAGCGGCAGAAGTTATAATTGGAGAATATGAAGGTAAGCCAGTTGGATTTGCATTGTTTTTTCATAATTTTTCTACGTTTTTAGGACAACCAGGTCTTTACTTGGAGGATTTATATATAAGACCTGAAGTAAGAGGTAAAGGTTTTGGCAAAATAATACTTTCATTTTTAGCAAAACTTGCTGTAGAAAGAAATTGTGGAAGGCTTGAATGGTGGTGCCTTGACTGGAATGAACCATCAATTAAGTTTTATAAACAATTAGGGGCGATTCCAATGGATGAGTGGACTACATATAGAGTACATGATGAAGCATTAGATAATTTGGCAAAAGAGTTTGATGATTAGAGCTAAACTAAAAAAATAAAATGATTTAAAGGATTATCTATATAGGAGAGAAAAATGAAAAGTATTAATTTATTAGCTAGTGCTATTATACAAATTATATTGTTTTCAATTATACCATTTATTTGGTGGATTATTAGTGGCAGAAAACAATTGAACTTTTTTAAATGGTTAGGTATAAAAAAGCCAATTATTAAAGATAGAAAGAAATATGCTCTTACTTTTTTACTTACTATATTACTTTTATCTTTTACAGCATTTGTAATTGTTCCATTGTTTGTAAATAGTTCTAATATGGCGACTTCACAATTTAGGGGGCAAGGTATTTCTGCTTTAATTCCTTCCTTAATTTATGCTTTCTTACAAACAGGATTTTCGGAGGAAATTTTTTTTAGAGGATTTCTAACAAAGAGACTTGTAGCTAAATTTGGGTTTAACATTGGTAATATAATTCAAGGACTGTTATTTGGATTAGTACATGGGGCTATGTTTGTATCACTATCTAGAGTGTTGGGAACAATAATAATCATTTTAATTACTGGTATAGCAGGTTATTTAATGGGATGGATTAATGAAAAGCAGTCAGATGGTTCTATTATATCAAGTTGGCTATTACATGGTTGTGCTAATACTATTGCATCTATCATATCAATGTTTAATCTTCTTTAAGTTACTAATACTAATGATATATTATTTATCATTGAAGGAAAATACTTTCTCATTTAATTATAATTTACTGCTATACTAAAAACATAGATAATAAAATAAATGAGATAAAAGGATTATCGATAATAGAGGTGAAATTATGTTTGGTGAGATAGATAAGAAAAAAGCATTACTAGATACTAAAAGGCCATTTAATAGAATAATAGTAGATAATTTAAAAAAATATTTTGATGTAGAGCTCACTTATAATTCTAATGCAATAGAAGGGAATACCTTAACAATAACAGAAACAAAAGTAATTTTAGAAGACGGATTAACTATTGGAAAAGGGAAAAGCTTAAGAGAACATTTAGAAGTAATAAATCATAAGGAAGCTATAGATTATATAGAGGATATAGTTAATAAAAATATAGATATATCAGAAAGAGTTATAAGAGACTTACATAGTATAATATTAAAGAGTATAGATAATAAAAATGCTGGTGAATACAGAAAAGTCAATGTATTAATAAGTGGTAGTCAGCATAAGCCAATTGAACATTTTCTAGTAGAGGAAAAGATGAAAGAATTAATAGACTGGTATAAAGAAAATAAAGATAAAATACATCCAATAGAATTAGCAGCACAATTTTACTTTAAATATGTTTATATACATCCTTTTATTGGTGGAAATGGAAGAACAGCAAGACTTCTAATGAATTTAATATTAATGAGAAACGGATATCCCATAACTGTCATAAAGAACGATGAAAGAGATGAATATATGAGAGCTTTAGAGGAAACTAGTGTGGAAAAGAACATATATGGTTTCATAAAAATTATTGCTAAGGCAGTTGATAGGAGTTTAGATACTTATTTACATATGATAGGCTAATTATAAAAAATGAAAAACTTTTCTTTAGTATAATTGTAATTTATCATAATTATTGTGGTATCAAACTCATATTTGCAACATATATTTCCATATGATATAATACAAACTGTAAATAGAAATTATTAAGATGTTGAAACAAATTAAGGGAGAGAATTTGATGAGTAGTGTTGTTCTTAACTAACAACGAACTGAATAGTTGTTTCTTGAAAAACTTTTAAACCTGAGTTATTTCAGGTGTGTTTGTTGACGAGTTTTTTAAGAATAAGTTAAGAACACGGATAGCATCTAACCTTATATGATAT is part of the Gottschalkia purinilytica genome and harbors:
- a CDS encoding GNAT family N-acetyltransferase; translated protein: MKLIDTKLKGFKLRFAEEKDISLVLEFVKELAEYENLLDEVVATEEILRESLFIRKAAEVIIGEYEGKPVGFALFFHNFSTFLGQPGLYLEDLYIRPEVRGKGFGKIILSFLAKLAVERNCGRLEWWCLDWNEPSIKFYKQLGAIPMDEWTTYRVHDEALDNLAKEFDD
- a CDS encoding CPBP family intramembrane glutamic endopeptidase — its product is MKSINLLASAIIQIILFSIIPFIWWIISGRKQLNFFKWLGIKKPIIKDRKKYALTFLLTILLLSFTAFVIVPLFVNSSNMATSQFRGQGISALIPSLIYAFLQTGFSEEIFFRGFLTKRLVAKFGFNIGNIIQGLLFGLVHGAMFVSLSRVLGTIIIILITGIAGYLMGWINEKQSDGSIISSWLLHGCANTIASIISMFNLL
- a CDS encoding Fic family protein is translated as MFGEIDKKKALLDTKRPFNRIIVDNLKKYFDVELTYNSNAIEGNTLTITETKVILEDGLTIGKGKSLREHLEVINHKEAIDYIEDIVNKNIDISERVIRDLHSIILKSIDNKNAGEYRKVNVLISGSQHKPIEHFLVEEKMKELIDWYKENKDKIHPIELAAQFYFKYVYIHPFIGGNGRTARLLMNLILMRNGYPITVIKNDERDEYMRALEETSVEKNIYGFIKIIAKAVDRSLDTYLHMIG
- a CDS encoding hydratase; its protein translation is MVTVINKGVFLYRGEKLLGVENEITIDDIKRLERNNYVTGDESISDLNPEKARMNTMTYKVIQNHNVSNSDREIKIKFDALASHDITYVGIIQTAKASGLTQFPIPYILTNCHNSLCAVGGTINEDDHIFGLSAAKKYGGIYVPAHQSVIHQYMREEITKCGSMILGSDSHTRYGALGTMAIGEGGPELVKQLLGKTYDFTYPEVIAVYLEGKPHIGVGPHDVALSIIGEVFKSGFVKNKVLEFVGPGISSLSVDFRNGIDVMTTETACLSSIWHTDDKVKEYYRKHGRLEDYSKIEPGTLAYYDGLIKVDLGKIEPMIALPFHPSNVYKISELNKYPYEILKEVEAEGQRQLNNSQIRFNLTDKIVNGRIKVNQGIVAGCAGGSFENIIKMATLLKENSIGNDYFDVSVYPASQPIYMELTKQGATENLMSAGVTIKTAFCGPCFGAGDVPNHNGLSIRHTTRNFPNREGSKPWEGQIASVALMDTLSITATALNGGILSSAMEIDIPNLDITYEFNKSSYNNRVFNGFKSPKMEEPLKYGPNISDWPELQPLSDNLLLKIASVINDKVTSTDELIPSGEASSYRSNPLKLAEFTLSRKDPMYVKRAKDIQLLEEKRKLFLQGNDISVIKDIVDVFSEIKEKENISDEELNELISNTSIGSTIFAIKPGDGSAREQAASCQRVLGGVANIAVEYATKRYRSNLINWGMIPFIITNLEKEKLEVDDYIFIPKIKEVVIMGKENITGKIISPKGSRNITFKLEKMTEDEKDIILSGSLINYYASKGR